A window from Diabrotica undecimpunctata isolate CICGRU unplaced genomic scaffold, icDiaUnde3 ctg00003226.1, whole genome shotgun sequence encodes these proteins:
- the LOC140432204 gene encoding peroxynitrite isomerase THAP4-like produces the protein MASKTTKIADVVKPLSWLVGTWKSVNACCMFPTMKEPVKYNELLTFSTIGDPFLIYNSLTWDEKNTKYMHVEGGHLRIMEDGCSVTLLTSQNFGICSVEDGKLENNSIQVDASVISHSKFCPKKVCGIRRYFCLNKEGKLEYKMCLQTEEVPLTEHLVVCYEKLNAKNKKKKC, from the coding sequence ATGGCATCTAAAACTACAAAAATAGCAGATGTAGTAAAACCTCTTTCCTGGTTAGTGGGAACATGGAAATCCGTTAATGCATGTTGTATGTTTCCAACTATGAAAGAACCTGTAAAATACAACGAACTTTTAACATTTTCTACTATTGGTGACCCTTTTCTTATATACAATTCATTAACATGGGATGAAAAAAATACGAAATACATGCATGTGGAAGGGGGCCACTTGAGGATAATGGAAGATGGATGCAGTGTCACGTTGTTAACATCCCAAAATTTTGGAATATGTTCAGTGGAAGATGGTAAACTTGAAAACAATTCTATACAGGTTGACGCATCTGTTATATCCCATTCGAAATTCTGCCCGAAGAAGGTTTGTGGAATTAGaaggtatttttgtttaaataaagaaGGTAAATTGGAATATAAAATGTGTTTACAAACAGAAGAAGTACCACTTACTGAACATTTAGTAGTCTGTTATGAAAAGTTAAAtgccaaaaacaaaaagaagaaatgtTAA